In the genome of Candidatus Nitrosotenuis cloacae, one region contains:
- a CDS encoding nitroreductase/quinone reductase family protein, producing the protein MLDDSAFKAVLITNGRKTGTEHAVWLRAVAHMGKVYFSRRNENSDWLRNAVSNPTVKVQVDGITYVGTASLVTDQELAKKISELKYPGEERAQEVRVVLQVEINQQITR; encoded by the coding sequence GTGCTAGATGATTCGGCATTTAAGGCAGTACTGATAACAAATGGAAGAAAGACAGGCACGGAGCACGCAGTGTGGCTTCGCGCAGTCGCACACATGGGAAAAGTCTATTTTTCAAGAAGAAACGAGAACTCTGACTGGCTCAGGAACGCAGTTTCAAATCCAACAGTGAAGGTGCAGGTGGATGGCATCACGTACGTCGGGACGGCGTCGCTTGTAACCGACCAGGAACTAGCAAAAAAGATATCAGAGTTAAAGTATCCTGGCGAGGAAAGAGCGCAGGAAGTAAGAGTCGTTTTGCAAGTAGAGATCAACCAACAGATAACACGTTGA
- a CDS encoding ATP-binding cassette domain-containing protein, with amino-acid sequence MHSIEIRSLKKIYNSDTVAVNDISLTVEDGEIFGFLGPNGAGKSTTMMILTTLLKPTSGQAFVAGFDVATHPKNVRQNIGYVQQEITVDEYLSGRENLILHARLNHIQKDQIDSRIDELLDLVELTDKQHQAAITYSGGMRKRLEIAGGLLHRPKVLFLDEPTVGLDIQTRQKIWEYIKKIHTEYGMTIFLTTHYMEEADRLCDRIGIIDHGKIQAVDTPSTLKNALGGGIIVLTIDKMEAKTDLVSAIKKIEFVRDVASTDEKVTVYASKGAEVAPMIFSLSSDLGIKIKSMSITEPTLDDVFLSYTGRDLRDSGNGSYDQKKEHRKMKGLRA; translated from the coding sequence GTGCATTCGATCGAAATCCGATCCCTGAAAAAGATCTACAACTCTGATACCGTCGCAGTAAACGACATATCCCTTACCGTTGAGGATGGCGAGATCTTTGGGTTTCTTGGGCCAAACGGCGCAGGCAAGTCCACCACCATGATGATTCTTACCACTTTACTAAAGCCGACCTCAGGCCAGGCGTTCGTTGCAGGCTTTGATGTTGCAACACACCCAAAAAACGTGCGACAAAACATCGGATATGTGCAACAAGAGATAACAGTAGACGAGTATCTCTCCGGGCGAGAAAATCTCATCCTCCACGCAAGACTCAATCACATCCAAAAGGATCAGATTGATTCTCGAATTGACGAACTGCTGGATCTGGTTGAGCTGACAGACAAGCAGCACCAGGCAGCAATCACGTATTCCGGGGGAATGAGAAAGAGGCTGGAGATTGCAGGAGGTCTGCTACACAGGCCAAAGGTGTTGTTTTTGGATGAGCCTACGGTGGGGCTTGACATACAGACAAGGCAGAAGATCTGGGAGTACATCAAAAAAATCCACACCGAATACGGTATGACGATATTTCTTACCACCCACTACATGGAGGAAGCAGACAGGCTTTGCGACAGAATCGGCATCATCGACCACGGCAAGATTCAGGCTGTTGACACGCCAAGTACGCTGAAAAACGCGCTTGGCGGGGGCATAATTGTACTCACAATAGACAAAATGGAGGCAAAGACTGATCTGGTATCTGCAATCAAGAAGATCGAGTTTGTAAGGGATGTTGCCTCGACCGATGAAAAGGTGACAGTGTACGCATCAAAGGGCGCCGAGGTGGCACCAATGATCTTCTCACTTTCATCGGATCTTGGAATAAAAATAAAATCGATGTCGATTACCGAGCCAACACTGGACGACGTGTTCCTGTCGTACACCGGCAGGGATCTAAGGGACAGTGGCAACGGCTCGTATGACCAGAAAAAGGAGCACAGAAAAATGAAGGGGTTGAGGGCATGA
- a CDS encoding PRC-barrel domain-containing protein — MATQLEGLENICTADEFAGKKVIDREGIEYGKVKHIHINANTLTVSGVTVHQGFHHDYYLSTDYIDKFTTKSLLLSHPPIRTDIQVVDIDGNKLGKVKRLVKNSETNELESIEVSGTLHSKLVSKSDIWGIGEKVTLKITKEQYKQLK, encoded by the coding sequence ATGGCAACTCAGCTAGAAGGGCTAGAAAACATCTGTACTGCTGACGAATTTGCAGGAAAAAAGGTAATAGACAGAGAGGGAATAGAGTACGGAAAGGTAAAACACATTCACATAAACGCAAACACCCTGACCGTATCGGGAGTCACGGTTCATCAGGGATTCCACCACGACTATTATCTGTCTACTGACTATATCGACAAATTCACAACCAAGTCGCTACTTCTCTCACATCCGCCAATCCGCACAGATATCCAGGTAGTGGATATAGACGGCAACAAGCTAGGCAAGGTAAAGAGATTGGTAAAAAACAGCGAGACAAACGAACTAGAATCAATCGAGGTGTCTGGCACACTTCACTCAAAACTGGTCTCAAAAAGCGACATCTGGGGTATCGGCGAGAAAGTAACGCTCAAGATAACCAAGGAACAGTACAAGCAGCTAAAATAA
- a CDS encoding ABC transporter permease codes for MIFYDTYTIFWRELKRYRKSRSGVLIRLIQPAIWIIVIGHTFAGTRPLIQSVGFDGSYLEFMAPGVIILTAIFTSIFGGVNTLWDRRYGFMNKALTSPISRSSIALGKMLAISLISAMQAGLIIGIAILIGVTFPNPLVILPIMAIVILFSLGFSGISVMVAATAKSQETFWGIINFLGMPLFMLSPALFPLELLPDWLATAAKLNPVTYTVLLVRGLMTGVTEGISAVVSLGVIGAFVLVMIALASYVFTREVNKPF; via the coding sequence ATGATCTTTTATGACACGTATACAATCTTCTGGCGCGAGCTGAAGAGGTACCGAAAATCAAGAAGTGGCGTACTGATAAGACTGATTCAGCCCGCCATCTGGATAATTGTAATTGGGCACACGTTTGCAGGCACGCGACCACTCATCCAGTCTGTGGGGTTTGACGGCTCTTATCTTGAATTCATGGCACCGGGGGTGATAATACTGACTGCAATATTTACGAGCATATTTGGCGGAGTCAACACGCTGTGGGACAGGAGATACGGATTCATGAACAAGGCCCTCACATCGCCAATCTCGAGATCCTCAATTGCGCTTGGTAAAATGCTTGCAATATCACTCATATCTGCAATGCAGGCAGGACTGATCATCGGAATTGCAATACTGATTGGCGTGACGTTCCCAAACCCACTTGTCATACTTCCGATAATGGCGATAGTGATTCTATTCTCGCTTGGGTTTTCAGGGATATCTGTGATGGTGGCAGCTACTGCAAAGTCGCAGGAGACGTTTTGGGGAATAATCAACTTCCTTGGAATGCCGTTATTCATGCTAAGTCCAGCGCTATTTCCGCTGGAATTGTTGCCTGACTGGCTTGCGACTGCGGCAAAGCTGAATCCTGTCACATATACCGTTCTCTTGGTGAGGGGGCTGATGACTGGCGTGACAGAGGGAATATCTGCCGTAGTCAGCCTGGGCGTAATTGGGGCATTCGTGCTTGTGATGATTGCCCTTGCAAGCTATGTCTTTACGCGCGAGGTCAACAAGCCGTTTTAA